The Cyanobacterium sp. HL-69 genome segment TAGTGCTGAGAGAGCTTGGGCTTCTATAAAACGTTTCTATGACAACTGTAAAAATCCATCTATTAAGAAAAAAGGCTTTCCTAAGTTTAAAAAAGGAAGGTCGGTTGAGTACAAGACTTCTGGCTGGCAATTATCAGAGGATAGAAAATCTATTAATTTTCGGGATGGTTTTAAGGCAGGATGGTTTAAGATGCGTGGTGGTTTTGATCTGAACTATTATCAACTCACTCAAATTAAACGAGTAAGAGTTATTCGTAGAGCAGATGGGTATTATGTTCAATTCTGTATCGACCAAGAAAGACAAGAAAATATTGAACCGTCAGGAAATGCTATTGGTTTAGATGTTGGCTTATCTCATTTTTATACTGATTCAAATGGCAATAAAATAGATAACCCTAGACATCTAAGAAGGTCAGAAAAACAACTAAAAAGACTCCAAAGACAAGTCAGCAAGAAGAAAAAAGGCAGTAACTCTCGCAAAAAGGCGATTAAGAGGTTAGGTAGAAAACATTTAAAAATTTCAAGGCAACGTAAAGACTGGCTAGTCAAATTAGCTCGGTGCGTAGTCCAAAATAACGATTTGGTAGCCTATGAAAAATTAACTGTTAAAAATATGGTCAAAAACCATTGTTTAGCTAAGAGTATTAATGATGCTTCTTGGAGAACTTTTTTTGATTGGCTAGAATACTACGGTAAAGTCATGGGCAAAATTGTTTATGGTGTTGCTCCACAATATACCAGTCAAGAATGTCCTAACTGTAAAGTAATAGTCAAGAAAACTCTATCTCAAAGAACCCATATTTGTGAATGTGGTTGTGTAATGGATAGAGATGAAGCAGGGGCAATCAATATTTTAGCAAAAGCATTAAGAGAATTAAGTAGGGGTGGGCAATCCCAAACTTCCAGTCTTGAACTGGTAAACGCTAATGGACACATCAACCTCTGTCAGTTAAGCGAGAGTTTAGCTGATAAGTTGGGTGGTTGAAGTTAGAATCCCCCGTCACAGCGTCAGCTTGACGGTGGGAGAATGTCAATTCCCCGGTAAAAACTAAAGACTAATTTTAGATCAGTAACCAAATAAGTACAGAAATGGTAATA includes the following:
- the tnp5-3 gene encoding group IS1341 transposase, yielding MLVIEAKLYGNQPQYQKLDEMIRTASFVRNSCLRYWMDNEKVGQYDLSRLCKELANDFEWAKKLNSMARQASAERAWASIKRFYDNCKNPSIKKKGFPKFKKGRSVEYKTSGWQLSEDRKSINFRDGFKAGWFKMRGGFDLNYYQLTQIKRVRVIRRADGYYVQFCIDQERQENIEPSGNAIGLDVGLSHFYTDSNGNKIDNPRHLRRSEKQLKRLQRQVSKKKKGSNSRKKAIKRLGRKHLKISRQRKDWLVKLARCVVQNNDLVAYEKLTVKNMVKNHCLAKSINDASWRTFFDWLEYYGKVMGKIVYGVAPQYTSQECPNCKVIVKKTLSQRTHICECGCVMDRDEAGAINILAKALRELSRGGQSQTSSLELVNANGHINLCQLSESLADKLGG